Part of the Streptomyces antimycoticus genome, TTTTCGTCCCTGGTGGGGACAAGGGAGCCCTCACGGCCCTTTACGCTGCGGCCCGGCAGGCCTTCGGCGCCGACACCGTACAGATCTGGCGCCAGGGCCTCAAGGAGGTTCCCGACGTGAAGGTCGACATCTTCGAGGAGCAGATTCCCCGGGGGCGCAAGGGGACCGACAGCCCCAAACGTGACCGTCGCGCGTTCGACACCTACCCCACCCGTGCAGACTTCATCGAGTTCTCCGCGGGGTGGAAGCCGGTCATTGAGATTCACAGGCCGATTGTTGACGACACCCCGACCATCTGAGGCGGCTTTACCTCTCGTTCCCGGCCTGAGAGAACGCCGAGAACGCATGCGCCGGACCCGGTCGACCCCTGAGCGGCCCAGGGAGCCGTCGGAAAATATCTCACGAACGACGAAGCGCCGTTCCACTCGATGACCTCGCGAGACAGACCGCCTGACCAAAATCAAAGCCTGAAGTTATTCTGCGACAGCCCTCAGGGCTTCGCCGTAGTCGAGTGACGTCCACTTCGTGCTCAGGCGAGGCCGATGAACATGAGGGGTCAGGGCTTCGGCGTAGTGCCGTGACGTCTGGTTCGTGATCATCCGAGGCCGAGTAGCGCGAGGGGGCGCCGAGGGGCGCGGGCATTGTGGCGGAGGCCGGCCGCGATGTTCTTCACTCCGGCCGTGCGGAGGGCTCCGATGGCGAGGTTGCGCCAGGTGGCCATCGCGCGGGGCGCGTTGCCGGTCCGCAGCTGGGGGGCGTCCTCGGCGAAGGTGGTGTCGCGGATGCGGTGCAGGGCCTCGATCTGCCAGTGGTCGCGGACGAGTTGGGTGATCTGGGCTGGGGTGGCCTGCTCGGCGGTCAGGCTGGTGACGGCGTAGACCGTCTTGACGGTGGTCTTGCCGGTCTTGCGGTCGGTGCGCCGGCGCTTGATCTGGACGGCCTGGCAGGCTCCGGGGAAGAGGGGGCTGTTGACGGTGGCAACCTTGATCCGGCGGATCTCCGAGTGGGCGTGGCCGATGCCCCGGGTGCGTCCCTGAAGCGGGATGTCTTTCCAGGGAAGGGACTTGAGCCGGCGGCGCAACTTCTTGATCGTCATCCAGCCCTCCGCCGAGGGCCGCAAAGCCGGTGGACGCCCTGTCTGGCTCGGCCTGGTGAACGACCCGGACGCGTCGCGGGACATCACCGCCTGGGTCGAAGCCGGCGGCCCCCGGCCCCAGACAGGACAAAAGCCCGCCCCTCGATCTGAAGGCTACTGGCGGGTTACTTGTCACCTGGTTCGCCGCTCGTTAAAGGCACCCCGAAGGGGCCGAGGGCCACAGGTCCGGTGATGCCGCTCGGGTGCCCAAGGGTCGCCGCAGCCGTCGCCGGA contains:
- a CDS encoding transposase: MTIKKLRRRLKSLPWKDIPLQGRTRGIGHAHSEIRRIKVATVNSPLFPGACQAVQIKRRRTDRKTGKTTVKTVYAVTSLTAEQATPAQITQLVRDHWQIEALHRIRDTTFAEDAPQLRTGNAPRAMATWRNLAIGALRTAGVKNIAAGLRHNARAPRRPLALLGLG